The Gymnogyps californianus isolate 813 chromosome 3, ASM1813914v2, whole genome shotgun sequence genomic sequence AGCTCGTTGGCTAATAATATTAAGCTTGTTTGGctaattgctgcttttctgtacaGCTAATAATATTATGCTGTTTGTCTAATTGTTGCCTTTCTTCTTGACTTTGACTATTAGTTGACTATTAGCAGCATGTTTATAGTTAATTCCCTTTCTTGCCCACAATGACAGTAAGAATTTCCATGCCTAGAAATTAtcagtaaaaaaacctcagctaaatattttttttttaaaaagaaaaaggaataacaGGAGCTAGTCATATGTATGTGCAGAATTAAATTTCAGGAACAGAATTTGTGTGTAAATTTAAGCACATTTACAAAATGCAGACATCAAtctgtttttttgaaaataacatgCAGTGGATTGCTCTGGGTTTAATACTTATGTTTTGTAGtacaaaaagggggaaagagacattttaaaagaccaAATAAACTTTGGTTGTATCAAGCTAAAAATATGGATGTAGGGAAAAATAGGTAGCGAAGAGAGTGTTTTCTGAAGCGTTACTGATTTTATATGTGACTCTGGGtatgctgcttctcttcttgACTTTACATAAGGCTGCTGTAGACTTTTTTGGCTATAGTAGAAGCCATATGGTCTGGCTACTAAAATTAGGTTCTGCAGAGGCTCCAGCAGTCGTCGTGCCGGCCCtcgggaggaggaaggaaagggcttTCCTTTGCATCGCTCAGTCACAGCCTACAAAACATAGCTGCAGTTGCACGTGCTGCTTGCTGCGGTTAGCTACTGTCACGCCTCGGCTTGTCTGCTGCCACCCAGTACCTGTGTGTAAATTAAAACTGCCTTGCCTACCGCAGGGTTTTAGTACGTGCCCTTGTCCAAACTGTTTCATCTCCCtcagttttctgcagtttttcagcaGGACAGCATCATGACATGAAATGATAGCATCTTGTGCACAGGTCTTTCAGGCAAGGGAGCAGCTGTGGTAGCTAAACCTTCAGAATCTGATCTTCTTTGCGGTCTTTGATACTGTGAGGATACTGCTCTTCAAATCCAACATTGCTGCAAATCCCAACAAAATAGTTACAGAAGTGTTGCCCTAGTGAATTGCTGTAAGAAAATATCACTGAGCCACACATAGACCAGGGAAACTTCAGGGCTACATGGGGGGGGCCCTTCTGCaatctgtgatttctttctCAGTCTGAATTTGTTACGGGCATGGGTAGTTCAGAAACATCTAGCTAAGAGGCTACAGGCTTCCTGGTTCCAACTCTGTGGTTATGTACAAATTTATCACTTTATAAAGCCATTTGGATATacaattgaaaaagaaagagtgcACATTGTTATTAAGATgggaaattaatataatttttattgtatttaacaTAGGTTTGTTCTGCAGGACatattttctgcatgaaaatcACAACTCTCTCATCTGCAATAGGATTTTGACACGTCAAAGACGTATTTTTCCTGGGGATGCAACGATTGTTCTGTTGCTCCATAATGTCATGAAAAGTTACTGCGAATTTTTGACATGACACACAATTCAGTTTTGTCATTTCTAACACCAGTGCCTCCTAAAATACACCTCGCTCGGAGATGAAAAGTGACCTGgcccagctgtgctggcagaagcCCGTGCTGAATCTACAGCTGTCCCACAAAGCCGCTTTTGCACGTGCTGCGTGAGCCGAAAGGGAGCAAAGCTGCCGCGGTGGCACAAAGCTTTGCTGCGGGAGCCGCGACCCCTCTGGAACCGCTCCGTCCATGCCCCGTACCCCGCTGCCCGGGCTGCCGGCGGGAATGATGTCTCAGCAGCACCTAGCGAATACAGCCGTCAGTAGGAGTTTCCGCATCAAAAGGAGATGCACACTTTACACAGGGTGTAATTAAGCTGTAAATCTCATTGCCACGGGGTTTTGTGGGTGCCGGATTTTTACGTTtgttggaaaagcaaagaaattcacGTGAGAAAGAGCCACCAAGGGGAATTAAACACAAAGATACCGGTAAATCCTTGAGCAGAGGCTAACCAGAGGCTGGGAGAGTAATGGGGAAGCACTGCTCTCAGGTTTCCTTATTCTTACCACTTTTTGCTGGGCATCTGCTATTAGCCACCGTTAGCAACAGGAtcttcatcctttcttttaaatgatcCCGTACTGACGGCATCCGTCATGAGCTCTGGCAAGAGCTGGCTTCAgtcctctgctctggcacacgCCTTCTGTGTaaccttgttttccttccttcaggggaaaacagaaatcagagcaTTTCCCACCCTCCGATAGGGTTGAAACCCGCTTACATTAGGCTTGGGAAGTGCTTAGAAATGCggcgggggggtgtgtgtgttggtGTCCGGCGTTGCCGTGGAGCCGGGCTCTGTTGACAGACTCGGACTCGTGGTGGCCAGGGCGCCATGGGCCCGCGGCGGGTGACGGTGGCGGTGGCGGTGACGGTGGTGGGGCTCCTCCGGGACCCGGCTTTCCATGTGGCCAAGTGCACGGCAGAGGTAAGCCCTGGGCTTCAACCCCAGCGCCAGGTCGGGAGCAGCGGGGAGCGGTGCGGGCTGGAAATAAATAAGCAGAGGAATGCCTGCGCCCAGCGGCGGCtcttaggaagaaaatattccaaGTTTTGggtttctgctgttctttggCGCTGCCAGGCGCAGGCACAGGCACCAAGGCTTTATGGGCTCCTGGCTCGGCGCTGCTCGGGGCGGGGTGTCCCCATTGCAGCATCCTTGCCTCCTTGTTCCTACACCTCCAAGAAATTTTACAGCTGTGCAACGCTGTATAAGATGTCATGCACATCGCAGCTCTGCCCAACTTGCTTGGCAGCTTATGACAAGTCCCTTAATGCAGCTTTGTCGGtacaaatgagaaagcaaaaagctgcaAACATCACGGGGTTTCACAGACTTTCATGAGAAGCTCGGCTGTGTGGCAGATGCAACAGCACGCAGCCCACTGTGGGGTGCACAACGCTGCCCTTTATGCCCTCCCTGCCTGTAAGACTTTATCTGCCAGGCTTGTTCCCCAGCATTATTTACAGCTGACGAAGCTCTGCCATCTATCAGCAGCCCTAAGGACAAGCCAAGCCGATAGCTGCAGGGGGTGTGTGCctcttggcttttttcctttttttttcccagccaccGTCCCAACGATAGCAACAGGGACCGTGAGCTGAACAGAAAGTCACTTCTTcgctttattctttttaaggCCAGCTTGGCTGGCTTTAAGCCACAGCTTGTGGCGCTTGTGTGCCACAGCCCACGTGGAGATGAGGCTAAATTGATGGACAGGAATGTCCCATATCTAAATAGCGTGTCCTGAGCAACGGTACAAGCCACAGGGACTGGAAACGTTCACCTTACAGCCTTCACCGAGCCACTCGCTTGCCCCAAGGCCCTGAGCCCAATCTCCTGGGACAGGAGAGGACTGCGACTTCCTGTGCATGCAAAAATGCAGTTGGTGATGCTCAGCAACATCTGTGAACATCTCACCGCTTACAGTCATCTcacgtgggggggggggggggggcggggaggaatACCAGTATACTTCAGCAACATTTGTGAAGCAGCCCTTCGTAGAAAAACGAGACACCCACTACATAAGCAAACAGGGATTTAGAGCAATTTGCACGTACTTCTGCAAGTGTCGGGAATTATGCCAGGGGCATGAGGGGTGCCGAGCAATAACTGGACTAGAACGCGGCTTAGGTTGTAGTTCATGAGGGAAATAGAAGCTGTGATAGGATAGGGTGTGGGAGGGTATTAAACTGCTTgtaagcaaatttttttttccttaccttgAATATCTAGGCTCTGAAGCTGAAGTTTCCAAGCAAGTTTGCAGATCCTGTAATACAGCCTTTAGTAGAATTTGCATGGCATGAATatttacaggagaaaaagaaggtaacTCTTGCATCCTCAGGTTGTTTCAGACATGAGTCCTctccccggggctgcagcctcTCTCAGCTCGGTGCTATCTGCAGATTTCGGAAGTGAGCTTTTCCACCCCAATTTATTTAATGTTCTCAGAGACGCTCGAGGTAGGATGGGGCTCTCCAGGCGCTTTTCCTGTTCAGTCTGAGCGGCCCCCCAAGTGACACCCAGATGACTCTTGTCACAATAATGTCCCATACCAGCAGGATCCAGATCTTTAGGGCACGTAACTGCACGCAATGTCAGCACACTTGTCCtcgttttggctgggatagagttaattttcttcccagtagctggtatagtgcactgttttggatttagtaggaaaagaatgataacacactgatttttttagttgttgctaagtagtgttcatactaagtcaaggatttttcagcttctcatgcccagccagcaagaaggctggaggggcacaacaagttgggaggggacacagccaggacagctgaccccaactggccaaagggatattccataccatatgacatcatgcccagtatataaactggggggagttggctgggaggggtggattgccgctcaggaactaactgggcattggtcggcgagtggtgagcaattgcattgtgcatcacttgttttgtatagtctaattcttgttttattattattttcattttattttattattattattattattattattattttcttccttttctgtcctattaaactgtctttatctcaacccacaaggtttttttttttgattctctcccccatcccactgggtggggggagtgagcgagcggctgcgtggtgcttggttgccggctggggttaaaccacgacaacaccTCACCGAAAGCTGCTGCCCAATCCCTTCCAGTTGGCGGGATTTGTggttttaaaagtaagaaaggCATAAAAATACCACAGGCCACCTTACCTGTGGTGGATATTGCTGATTGCTTCTTCACTAAGTGTCTAATTAATCCCTGGAGACTTTGTTGTCCCTCTGAAACGCAGGAACTGAGAGGTGAGGTGTGGGCGTATGCCTCCTCGGTGATGTGCTTCATTGATGGCCAGCTGCTGGGGGATGAGAAGGAGCTGCTCAAGTGGTCTTACCATGAGTGGGACTATCGCGACTTCAAGCCCGAGGCACTTTACCAAGCGATTGCTGAGGATTTCTACACcaaatatctgaaaaacagCCAGGCAAGCAGCACTGTTTTACACGAAGAGTACAAGGTCTGTAAGTGGCTGGAGAGGTTGTCAGATGAAAGGGCAGGTACCacgaggaggaaggagagcgAGCACAGCGCTGGCCGTTTCTTGGTTTCTGCCCCGCGATGGTGGGGCCGGAGCTGGAGAGGCCAATGGGGAGCATCCCCTGCTGAGGACGACAGAGCCTCCGTGCCTCTCGGCAGCCAGGAAGGGACAAACGCTAGCCCTGATGCCCGACACGTATTGACTGCTTCAGGGCTGAACAGTCTGACAAAAGCGCATTGCTGACCATGCTGCAACTGTGCTGCTCCAAAATCCCAAACCGCCCAGCCCTTGGCTGCCAAAATTCTTGGATACCCTTATTCTTGGGTACCAAAAGCCCAACTGCCAaacctctcctttcccagccaaGACCCCCTGAAATGCTGTGGTGTCGTGAGGTGCGATGCTCTCGGCGCTGACGCGGTAttgagagcagaggaaaataaaatgtcatacCAAAATGAATACCAGAGAAGATGCAGCATCGATTGCACGCAGATTTGAGGCTGGCTGGGAAGAGTGAGAAATGTCCATTTTGGCGGGATGGCCGGTATTCCTGGGGATTCATTTATTCCTGCCTGTGCTGTATGGGCTGCAATAGGCatgtaaataaatgcaagatGAAGAAGTGGGCCCGGCCCAGTAGTTTGCTTTTAACACACTGTTGGGATTATTTCTGCCCAGAATGAAGTGAAACATCCtctacttttttgtttctttaaacaaaatagtAGGAATGCTGTTGTGCATTGACAATCCCGCGGACATTTTCTGAGACCATTCGTGCCGGGCAGCTGGACCCTGGCCTGCGTTAGGAAGCGAGTGCAGCACAGAGAGCTGGCCTTTCCCtcactgcatttgtttttctgctttaaacagCACGTGTTTGTGTACCTGGAGATAGCCATTGAGGAACAGCCCGTCGGGAGGCTGCTGTTTGAGGTACgttacagaggagaaaagcaaaagcgAGGAACAAGCACACCCAGCGCGGTGGTTTCACCTTGCCAAAGGAGGGAGGACAGAAATCTGGCCGGTGGACATCAGCTAGGAATTTCACATGTTGTCAGCTATGAATTTCACAcgtgttttcctctttctgcctttgcagctcTTTTCGGATGTGTGTCCCAGGACCTGTGAGAATTTCCGCGCCCTGTGCGCCGGAGGGGCAAAGTCTCCCCACGACGGCCGAGAGCTCACCTACAAAAACTCCCTTTTTCATCGCCTCGTGAAAAACGGGTGGATCCAAGGAGGAGGTGCGTTTCCGGGTGTCCTGAGTAAATCCAAGTTACAGTAGGAGTCGGGATGGGATGATCTGCATGAATAACAACCTTCATCTGCAGAGACATAGCTGAAACTGCATGACAAAGCTAATCTCTGCAGGACAAGCtcttaatatatatataaaaaccagaaaacattttctcttttagccATCTCACTTTCTAAACATAGAAAAGTTTGGataatttgttcttttgatTATCCAAGaccttttcaaaagaatttaGGAAACTaattgaaaacattaaaactcTTTTCCATGAAGTTCTTTGGTAAGTAATTAGGAAACTAAttggaaacatgaaaaaactAAGAATATCCATAGGAATACATATTCCTTGTTTTGTAGAAAGATTAACTTACGGAGGCATTTAGCCCAGTGGCAGAGCCCTTGGAAACGTGCTGGTGAGTTGTCTGAACGCCAGTGCTATGCCTGGAGTGTGGCACCGAGGAGAAAGGCACCACGAACGATGGGTCACACAGCTTGCCCGACTGACATCCCCAGGGAAGTCAAGATAGTTAGGTGTATCAGAAGGCATTTCCTTCGTTGCTCCCTTTTGGTCTATCATACATCTTACCTACCTGTATTTCTTACTTGTGTTTGCCTTGCTCCAAATGTGAGTGCGTAAATACATTTCAAGTTTATACTTTGAAGATACACCTCCTACTTTTCATGAATAACTACACAGGTATCTATGTAGTCCATAAAGCAACCTAAAATTACAAGCTTGCTACTGTAGAGGACTAACCATAACCTGATGGTGTAAGACAATGTCTAAATAGAGTAACAAAACcagacttctttaaaaaaaaaaaaattaaaaatagatgcaTCAGGTTTCTTTAGTGCCTCACTCATCAGAAATCTGGTTCAATAGGAATTTCTCTCTTATCAAATCTCTTTTCTCACACAAGTTAGTGGTCTTAACTCACCATAATACCACAGCTGCAttttcatccttccttcttctgACCCTACTCCCTCCGACACACGCCCgccccttcctcagctgggcaCTGCCACCGCAGGAGCTCTCCCAGCAGGAGATGCTGGACCTTCTCAGAGGGGCCACGATTAAATGCACCGCATGAAATAGTTCTCCATAGAGAGACCACCTCTTGTGATGGAAGCAGAGCTCTTCTCAAAGGTCTGATAAAACTTTGGTAGTAAAACAGAAAGATGGATGCAGTTGTTCCCCCGGGCTGATGCGCAACCTGTGTCTCTGACCTCAGCTAAGCTGCTCACTGACAACCCCCAATAAGGGCTGTGATAAACCTGGTCTCTGATGGTTACTTTTATCTACCCTGCAGACATCATAACTGGAAAGGGAGACGGAGGAGAGTCAATTTATGGTCCCACCTTTGAAGGTATGGTTTCTCAGCTATCTTACTGCGCAAATGGCAAATTTCCGCAAAAATCAAGTTGTTTACCTCATCTTATTTACAGAATAACCTGAGAATTTCCTTTCACCTCCCTAAAGCAAAAGGGTTTGCTTTTCAGTCAGAATTATTATCCGCTTGTATTAGCATGAGCGCACTGCTTTAGCGAGGTCACTTTTTGATCTGTAACCTTGTCCCCCTCCTCTGATGTCCCCTGCCCGAGGCTCAGCTCCACCAGCCCCTTCTCCCTGTCTAAATGAGGGCTGATGGTCACCCACTGCCTACTTCAAACTGCAAATACTCACCTTGTGGATAGGACCTTAGAAATGCAGAAGTGGATTAGCTACAGATCTCCAGGCACCCGATACCACttgtttaaatgcatttaaagcaATGGAAGTAAGTCGGCTTTAACTCTAGATTTCCTGGACCTCGGGCAGCTTTTCAGGCTTGGGCACACCGCAGGCATCGCTGCCAGCGGCTACGTGACTCTGCGGATATAAGAGGAGTTACTTCTCAATCTCACATAAAACCATGAGAGTCGAGAAATGACAAACATGAGCTAAGTTTAACAAAAAATGTTCTCCCATActggaaaatgtaaagaaaaaagaacattgtaaaatgcaatatttaagaaaaacaacccaTATAATTGACACAGACGTTTGTTTAGATTAAATGCTACCCACAAAGACGTTTTATGACAGTTAAAGCACTTTTGAAACTGATTTATGTTCCCCTATATAAAAGCTTTCCCACTGCCAATGGCGCAAACGAGGTGACATTTGagcaggctgggcagcagccaACAGTGAGATCAGAAATGCCAAGTGTAGctgaaaactttctttcccAAGACGCTGAAGAGCCCACTCGTGAGGAGAAGCCGCTCTCACCTCGAGGCCCCGGGACGGACGGAGCAAAACCCGGCCGGAGGCGGGTCGCTAGTCCACTCTGCCCGGCCGAGTCGCAGTGCTGGCGGGCAGGAAAGCTGCTGGAAGTGGAAGCCCCGGCATGCGGGATTTCGGGCAGTAAATGCTACGGGCTGCCTAGAGTGCGCAGGAAGGGGCAAAAGTCACTTCTTTGACGCTGGAGCTCCTGAAATAGCAGCAAGCCTAGACTCTCGGGACATGCACGTCTCAGAAAGAACATAAGctggcatttgaaaaaaataagactggCTGTTAAATTGTTTGCAAGGCAGATGTCACCGAGGATTAAAAGTTTGTGAATCCTCTTTTCCAGCAATGCTACCCAATGGATTTGCGCTAGTGCACATCTCGCACCCTTCGCACTTTCTCTTCGGGTAGAAATCGTCCACGGAGGAAAATGAGTTTGAGCGTGCGTAGGCACCTCTGTATACAGGAGAGCTATGGCCCCACGCGTGCTGCCCGGGCTGCGGCATGAAGCCCCAGCCCAGCGTGCAGCATTTTGCTCCCggctccatcctcctcctccaggcagagcttGTGCTTTCCCTGTGCTACCCAGGAAAGAAGCTGCCATGTCATGTGGGAAGGTGACAATGCGTCAAAAATTGCTTAAGTCATTTTAAGGTGGATTCAATTTGGAATCTATCAACCTTGAAAGTGTCCCTGAAAGAGTTTTATTACCCATATTGCACATACTCCACGTGTTGATGTATTAAAGGAGAGGATTGCTaattcttcccctcctcctttttaattaaaagttgcTTTTCATCCTTGAGAAAGGTGTTCCCTTGGGTATGCCTCCTCTCTATTTTAAGGCTTAGATTGCTTTCCCAGTACTTCTCGCAAAACTATTTTACACTGAGGGCAGAGGACAAATATCTTCGATATCTGAAAAGGGTGAGAGATGCCTCTGTCGGCCAGTAATGTTCTGGGAGACTCTGCGCTTGGCACACGTCTGGGCACTGCAACGCTTGCTGAAATTAATGGGACACAACCGCATTTTACTGTAATGAGCTGAAAGGACTGAGGTAATTACAGAGAATCACTCAGACTGGAGCGTCATGTC encodes the following:
- the PPIL6 gene encoding probable inactive peptidyl-prolyl cis-trans isomerase-like 6, giving the protein MGPRRVTVAVAVTVVGLLRDPAFHVAKCTAEALKLKFPSKFADPVIQPLVEFAWHEYLQEKKKELRGEVWAYASSVMCFIDGQLLGDEKELLKWSYHEWDYRDFKPEALYQAIAEDFYTKYLKNSQHVFVYLEIAIEEQPVGRLLFELFSDVCPRTCENFRALCAGGAKSPHDGRELTYKNSLFHRLVKNGWIQGGDIITGKGDGGESIYGPTFEDESFSVRHKGRGVLGMANKGRHSNGSQFYITLQPAPYLDKKYVAFGQLIEGTEVLQRLEAVPAYNERPTVACKIINCGTFEP